From Rhodoferax sp. AJA081-3, the proteins below share one genomic window:
- the hyi gene encoding hydroxypyruvate isomerase, whose amino-acid sequence MPRFAANLTMLFNEVAFLDRFALAAQAGFDAVEFLFPYAYAAEDIRQRLDAHGLRLVLHNLPPGDWDAGERGIACHPDRVDEFRTGVAHSIAYAKVLGVGQLNCLAGRAPAGIADDVLRRTLVTNLRFAAGAFRDAGLRLLVEPINSFDIPGFYVNRTAQALSLLDEVGVGNVYLQYDIYHAQRMEGELAATIAQQLPRIGHMQLADNPGRHEPGTGEINFPFLFDHLDRLGYSGWIGCEYKPTTTTIAGLGWLKPYLEPTTSASDLPKP is encoded by the coding sequence ATGCCCCGTTTCGCCGCCAACCTCACCATGCTGTTCAACGAGGTTGCATTTTTGGACCGCTTTGCGTTGGCCGCGCAGGCAGGCTTTGACGCAGTGGAATTTTTGTTCCCCTATGCCTACGCGGCAGAGGACATTCGCCAACGCCTGGATGCCCACGGCCTGCGCCTGGTGTTGCACAACTTGCCCCCGGGTGACTGGGACGCGGGTGAGCGTGGCATTGCCTGCCACCCCGATCGGGTGGATGAATTCCGCACCGGTGTTGCCCACAGCATTGCCTATGCAAAAGTCTTGGGTGTGGGCCAGCTCAACTGCCTTGCCGGTAGGGCACCGGCGGGCATTGCGGACGATGTGCTGCGGCGCACACTGGTGACCAATCTGCGCTTTGCCGCAGGGGCGTTCAGGGATGCGGGTCTGCGCTTGCTGGTGGAGCCCATCAACAGCTTTGACATTCCCGGCTTTTATGTGAACCGCACGGCCCAGGCACTGTCACTGCTCGACGAGGTCGGTGTTGGCAACGTCTACCTGCAATACGACATCTACCACGCCCAACGCATGGAAGGTGAATTGGCCGCCACCATTGCCCAGCAACTGCCCCGCATAGGCCATATGCAGCTGGCGGACAACCCGGGGCGCCACGAGCCAGGCACGGGCGAAATCAACTTTCCCTTTCTGTTCGACCATCTGGACCGCCTGGGTTACAGCGGATGGATCGGCTGTGAATACAAACCCACGACCACTACAATTGCGGGTTTGGGCTGGCTCAAACCGTACTTGGAGCCAACAACGTCCGCATCAGATTTGCCCAAACCATGA
- the pcaF gene encoding 3-oxoadipyl-CoA thiolase: MNQAFICDAIRTPFGRYGGALSSVRTDDLAAVPLEALMARNPNVDWQAVTDVIYGCVNQAGEDNRNVAHMASLLAGLPLELPGTTINRLCGSGMDAIGTAARAIKAGEATFMIAGGVESMSRAPFVMGKAESAFSRAAQMYDTTIGWRFVNPRMKERYGIDAMPETAENVAADYKISREDQDKMALASQLKAVAAQKSGFFDAELTPVNIPQKKGDAIVVTKDEHPRETSLEALAKLKGAVRADGTVTAGNASGVNDGACALLLANEAATKQNGLTPRARVVGMATAGVPPRIMGIGPAPATQKVLALTGLSLAQMDVIELNEAFAAQGLAVLRLLGLQDDDPRVNPNGGAIALGHPLGASGARLVTTAINQLHKTGGRYALCTMCIGVGQGIAVVIERV, translated from the coding sequence ATGAACCAAGCCTTTATCTGTGACGCCATCCGCACACCCTTTGGCCGCTACGGTGGCGCATTGAGCAGCGTGCGCACTGACGACCTGGCGGCCGTGCCGCTGGAGGCGCTGATGGCGCGCAACCCTAATGTGGACTGGCAGGCGGTAACGGACGTCATCTACGGTTGTGTCAACCAGGCGGGTGAAGACAACCGCAATGTGGCCCACATGGCCAGTCTGCTGGCGGGCCTGCCGCTGGAGTTACCCGGCACCACCATTAACCGCCTGTGCGGCTCGGGCATGGACGCTATTGGCACTGCAGCCCGCGCCATCAAAGCCGGAGAAGCTACATTTATGATAGCAGGCGGTGTGGAGAGCATGAGCCGCGCGCCCTTTGTGATGGGCAAGGCCGAGAGCGCCTTCAGCCGCGCGGCGCAGATGTACGACACCACCATTGGCTGGCGCTTTGTCAACCCGCGCATGAAGGAACGTTACGGCATAGACGCCATGCCCGAGACCGCCGAGAACGTGGCGGCCGACTACAAGATCAGCCGCGAAGACCAGGACAAGATGGCACTGGCCAGCCAGCTCAAGGCCGTAGCGGCGCAGAAGTCCGGCTTCTTTGATGCGGAGTTGACGCCGGTGAACATACCGCAAAAAAAGGGCGATGCCATTGTGGTCACCAAGGACGAACATCCGCGAGAGACTTCACTGGAAGCACTGGCCAAACTCAAGGGCGCCGTGCGTGCGGATGGCACTGTGACAGCCGGCAATGCCAGTGGTGTCAACGACGGCGCCTGCGCCCTGCTGCTGGCCAACGAAGCGGCCACCAAGCAGAACGGTCTGACGCCACGCGCCCGCGTGGTGGGCATGGCCACCGCCGGTGTGCCACCACGCATCATGGGTATTGGTCCGGCCCCGGCCACGCAAAAGGTACTGGCGCTCACAGGCTTGAGCCTTGCACAAATGGACGTGATTGAACTCAACGAAGCCTTTGCCGCGCAAGGCCTGGCCGTGCTGCGCCTGCTGGGCCTGCAGGACGACGACCCGCGCGTCAACCCCAACGGCGGTGCCATTGCCCTGGGCCACCCCTTGGGCGCATCGGGTGCCCGCCTGGTCACCACGGCAATCAACCAGTTGCACAAAACAGGCGGTCGTTACGCCTTGTGCACCATGTGTATTGGTGTGGGCCAGGGCATTGCGGTGGTGATTGAGCGGGTCTGA
- a CDS encoding serine hydrolase domain-containing protein, whose protein sequence is MQLNPKTNQWLCHALCVVAALTITSTTVHAQTPKTTAPTATNKSHQLQTLLRQYHAIGQLDGVVLVADHGKVLYQGAFGLASREWKIPNTPDTAFRIASLTKQFTATLVMQLVEQGKLKLDDTIDMYVPDLRPGIGNTVTIHQLLNHTSGIVDYANFPGFWESRLGAKVSRAELMEIMNRDLEFAPGSAGKYNSSGYYLLGYVIEKVTGKPYQQALDDMILQPLRMARSGYEAPERVVERKATGYLKSPGGEYESAAPMHMANGYSAGGMYSTVGDMLRWDRALYGTTLLSESAKQRMFTPYAKDDVRRDLGFGYGWLVGTRKIGTRDVAVHEHGGNTNGFRSLITRFPDDQRLVVILLNDGGGTITPAIYQMAESVTRVLYNLPTPAPKRSLADILAQTIAKQGVGAAVGQFQQQRKTFPPAKSPNELNLLGYHYLLKNRLPEAVEVFKLNVALFPEDGNSYDSLGEAYVVQGDTPRAILNYRRAVELDSTNTNAVEVLRKLEQK, encoded by the coding sequence ATGCAACTCAATCCAAAAACCAACCAATGGCTATGCCATGCCCTTTGCGTAGTGGCCGCATTGACCATCACCAGTACCACGGTCCACGCGCAAACGCCCAAAACCACAGCACCCACAGCTACCAATAAATCCCACCAACTTCAAACACTGCTGCGGCAATACCACGCCATCGGCCAACTGGACGGCGTGGTATTGGTCGCCGACCACGGCAAGGTGCTCTACCAGGGCGCCTTCGGTTTGGCCAGCCGCGAGTGGAAAATCCCCAACACGCCGGACACCGCCTTTCGCATCGCCTCGTTGACTAAACAATTCACCGCCACATTGGTGATGCAACTGGTGGAACAAGGTAAACTCAAGCTGGACGACACCATAGACATGTATGTGCCAGACCTGCGCCCAGGCATAGGCAACACGGTAACAATCCACCAGTTGCTCAACCACACGTCGGGCATCGTTGATTACGCCAACTTTCCCGGATTCTGGGAAAGCCGCTTGGGTGCCAAAGTCTCCCGCGCGGAGTTAATGGAGATCATGAACCGCGATCTGGAGTTTGCGCCGGGCTCTGCTGGCAAATACAACAGCTCCGGTTATTACTTGCTGGGCTACGTGATCGAGAAAGTGACGGGCAAGCCCTACCAGCAGGCGCTAGACGACATGATTCTGCAACCGCTGCGCATGGCACGTTCCGGCTACGAAGCGCCTGAGCGCGTGGTAGAGCGCAAGGCCACCGGCTACCTCAAAAGCCCTGGTGGTGAATACGAGAGCGCGGCGCCCATGCACATGGCCAATGGTTACTCCGCGGGCGGCATGTACAGCACAGTTGGAGACATGTTGCGCTGGGACCGTGCGCTCTACGGCACCACGCTGCTATCCGAATCCGCCAAACAGCGCATGTTCACCCCCTACGCCAAGGACGACGTGCGCCGCGATCTGGGTTTTGGCTACGGCTGGCTGGTGGGCACCCGCAAGATTGGCACACGTGACGTCGCCGTGCACGAACACGGTGGCAACACCAACGGCTTTCGCAGCCTGATCACCCGTTTTCCCGATGACCAGCGGCTTGTCGTTATCCTGCTAAATGATGGTGGTGGCACGATCACGCCGGCCATCTACCAAATGGCGGAGTCTGTCACCCGTGTGTTGTACAACCTGCCAACGCCCGCGCCGAAACGTAGCCTGGCGGACATCCTGGCCCAAACCATTGCCAAACAAGGCGTTGGCGCAGCGGTCGGACAGTTTCAACAGCAGCGCAAGACATTCCCCCCAGCCAAAAGCCCCAATGAACTGAACCTGCTGGGCTACCACTACCTGTTGAAAAACCGTCTGCCAGAAGCCGTGGAGGTTTTCAAACTCAACGTTGCGCTGTTTCCTGAAGATGGCAACAGCTACGACAGCCTGGGTGAGGCTTACGTGGTGCAAGGCGACACGCCCCGCGCCATACTGAACTACCGTCGGGCCGTGGAACTGGACAGCACCAATACAAACGCGGTGGAGGTGCTGCGCAAGCTGGAGCAAAAGTAG
- the dnaQ gene encoding DNA polymerase III subunit epsilon, translated as MRQIFLDTETTGFNANLAQNPDRMVEIGCVELVNRKLTGNNLHFYLNPERDSDEGALRVHGLTTEFLSDKPKFAAIAKDLLDYVAGAEIIIHNAPFDLSFLDAELVRAGHQPFKKYIGSVTDTLVMAKEMFPGKRNSLDALCDRLEVDNSGRTLHGALLDAELLADVYINMTRGQDALLMEVGSSNESGIKVVQVDLRGFELPVVAANAQELAAHDEVLVQMDKSSGGKTLWRKLA; from the coding sequence ATGCGTCAAATCTTTCTGGATACCGAAACGACCGGCTTCAACGCCAACCTGGCCCAAAACCCGGACCGCATGGTCGAAATCGGCTGTGTGGAGCTGGTCAACCGCAAGCTCACCGGCAACAACCTGCATTTCTACCTGAACCCCGAGCGGGACAGCGACGAGGGCGCCTTGCGTGTCCACGGCTTGACCACCGAGTTCTTGAGCGACAAGCCCAAGTTTGCGGCCATTGCCAAAGACTTGCTGGACTACGTGGCCGGTGCCGAAATCATCATCCACAACGCACCGTTTGACCTCTCCTTTTTGGATGCAGAGCTGGTGCGTGCCGGCCACCAGCCGTTCAAAAAATACATTGGCTCGGTGACCGATACCCTGGTCATGGCCAAGGAGATGTTCCCCGGCAAACGCAACAGCCTGGATGCCTTGTGCGACCGCCTGGAAGTGGACAACTCCGGCCGCACCTTGCACGGCGCCTTACTGGATGCCGAGCTGCTGGCTGACGTATACATCAACATGACGCGCGGCCAGGATGCGCTCCTGATGGAAGTAGGTTCATCGAACGAGAGCGGGATCAAGGTGGTGCAGGTTGATCTGCGTGGTTTTGAGCTGCCGGTGGTAGCCGCCAATGCCCAGGAGCTGGCGGCACACGACGAGGTGCTGGTCCAAATGGACAAATCCAGCGGTGGCAAAACACTGTGGCGAAAGCTGGCCTGA
- the fdx gene encoding ISC system 2Fe-2S type ferredoxin, with protein sequence MPIIKILPHPEYCPQGAEVSAPAGTSICEALLDNHINIEHACDMSCACTTCHVIVREGFASLNELDETEEDLLDRAWGLEPNSRLSCQAFLAQKDVVVEIPKYSLNHAKENH encoded by the coding sequence ATGCCCATCATCAAAATCCTGCCGCACCCCGAGTACTGCCCCCAAGGCGCTGAGGTCAGCGCACCGGCTGGCACCTCCATCTGCGAAGCCCTGCTGGACAACCACATCAACATCGAGCATGCCTGCGATATGAGCTGCGCCTGCACGACATGCCACGTCATCGTGCGCGAGGGATTTGCATCGCTCAATGAATTGGACGAAACGGAAGAAGACCTGTTGGACCGCGCCTGGGGCTTGGAGCCCAATTCCCGGCTGAGCTGCCAGGCCTTTCTGGCCCAGAAGGATGTGGTAGTGGAGATCCCCAAGTACTCCCTCAACCACGCCAAAGAGAATCACTGA
- the hscA gene encoding Fe-S protein assembly chaperone HscA, whose protein sequence is MALLQISEPGQAPNPHERRIAVGIDLGTTHSLVAAVRNGVAECLPDDAGRVILPSVVRYLEGGKREIGYAAQAALASDPENTIASAKRFMGRSLADVAGAEKLPYRFADHAGMLGVLTVAGEKSPVEVSADILATLRYRAEDTFNDDLYGAVITVPAYFDEAQRQATKDAAQLAGIKVLRLINEPTAAAIAYGLDNASEGVYAIYDLGGGTFDISILRLTQGVFEVVATGGDSALGGDDYDHALADWVLGQTGVKAANASDKAALKVAARACKEALSTANSVAFHADLTGATAHFDVSQSQFEAATAHLTARTLAAARKALRDARLAVQDVQGVVMVGGSTRMPQVQAAVAKFFERAPLNNLNPDEVVALGASIQANQLAGNNTAGDLLLLDVIPLSLGVETMGGLVERIVPRNQTIPTAMAQDFTTYKDGQTALALHVVQGERDLVSDCRSLARFELRGIPPMAAGAARIRVTFTVDADGLLNVSAHEQVSGVQADINVKPSYGLSDSQIAQMLQDSFSTAEQDIRTRAVVEAQVDADRLLLAIQSALDADADLLSQLERAEIDAAMLALANGRSGTDAAQIEALSKALAQATESFAAMRMNKGIAQALEGKNIETL, encoded by the coding sequence ATGGCGCTTCTACAAATTTCCGAGCCTGGCCAAGCGCCCAATCCACACGAGCGCCGTATTGCGGTCGGCATAGACCTGGGCACGACCCATTCCCTGGTGGCCGCGGTGCGCAATGGCGTGGCGGAATGCCTGCCGGACGACGCCGGGCGGGTGATCCTGCCGTCAGTGGTGCGTTATCTGGAGGGGGGCAAGCGCGAGATTGGTTACGCAGCCCAAGCCGCCCTGGCCAGTGACCCGGAGAACACGATTGCTTCGGCCAAGCGCTTCATGGGCCGCAGCCTGGCCGACGTAGCAGGTGCCGAGAAACTGCCCTACCGCTTTGCTGACCACGCCGGCATGTTGGGTGTGCTGACCGTTGCCGGAGAAAAATCCCCGGTTGAGGTCAGCGCGGACATTCTGGCCACGCTGCGCTACCGGGCCGAAGACACGTTTAACGACGACCTGTATGGCGCAGTCATCACCGTGCCGGCTTACTTTGACGAAGCCCAGCGCCAAGCCACCAAGGACGCTGCGCAACTGGCCGGCATCAAAGTGCTGCGCCTCATCAACGAGCCCACTGCGGCGGCCATTGCGTATGGCCTGGACAATGCCAGCGAAGGTGTCTACGCCATTTACGACCTGGGCGGCGGTACATTTGACATTTCCATATTGCGGCTGACGCAGGGCGTGTTTGAAGTGGTCGCCACGGGCGGCGACTCTGCGCTGGGTGGGGATGATTACGACCATGCGCTGGCTGACTGGGTGCTGGGCCAGACCGGTGTGAAGGCAGCCAATGCATCGGACAAGGCTGCGTTGAAGGTGGCGGCCCGTGCTTGCAAAGAGGCCCTGTCTACTGCAAATAGTGTAGCGTTCCATGCAGATTTGACGGGGGCTACAGCCCATTTTGATGTAAGCCAGTCCCAGTTCGAGGCCGCTACCGCGCATTTGACAGCCCGCACCCTGGCAGCCGCCCGCAAGGCCCTGCGTGATGCGCGCCTGGCCGTGCAGGATGTGCAGGGTGTTGTCATGGTAGGTGGTTCTACCCGCATGCCCCAGGTGCAGGCGGCCGTGGCAAAGTTTTTTGAGCGTGCACCGCTGAACAACCTGAACCCCGACGAAGTGGTGGCGCTGGGCGCCTCCATCCAGGCCAACCAGTTGGCGGGCAACAACACGGCCGGTGATTTGCTGTTGCTGGACGTGATTCCGCTGTCGCTGGGGGTGGAGACCATGGGCGGCTTGGTGGAGCGCATCGTTCCGCGCAACCAGACCATTCCCACCGCCATGGCGCAGGATTTCACCACCTACAAGGACGGCCAGACCGCCCTGGCCTTACACGTGGTGCAGGGCGAGCGTGACCTGGTGAGCGACTGCCGCAGCCTTGCGCGTTTTGAGCTGCGCGGCATTCCACCCATGGCAGCGGGCGCGGCGCGTATCCGCGTGACCTTTACCGTTGATGCTGATGGCTTGTTGAATGTGTCCGCCCACGAGCAGGTCAGCGGTGTGCAGGCCGACATCAACGTCAAACCCTCTTACGGACTTAGTGACTCGCAGATCGCGCAGATGCTGCAAGACAGCTTCTCCACCGCCGAACAAGACATCCGCACCCGCGCCGTGGTCGAGGCCCAGGTGGATGCCGACCGCTTGTTGCTGGCTATCCAGAGTGCGCTGGATGCCGATGCCGATTTGCTGAGCCAACTGGAGCGTGCCGAGATCGATGCCGCCATGCTGGCCTTGGCCAACGGCCGCTCTGGCACCGATGCCGCCCAGATTGAAGCCCTGAGCAAAGCCCTGGCCCAGGCCACCGAATCCTTCGCCGCCATGCGCATGAACAAAGGCATTGCCCAGGCGCTCGAAGGCAAAAACATTGAGACACTCTAA
- the hscB gene encoding Fe-S protein assembly co-chaperone HscB: MNLQSNDFELFGVKQQFAQDRAALDARWKELQREAHPDKFAAQGDAAQRVAMQWSVRINEAYQRLKDPLKRAAYLCELAGAPINAHSNTAMPAAFLMQQMQWREELDEAHDDNTLNALRENVEAAQRALIQECAQRLDVQHDYPAAVQSVRALMFIEKFAHDLDLAFDKLET; encoded by the coding sequence GTGAACCTGCAATCGAATGATTTTGAACTGTTCGGCGTAAAGCAGCAGTTCGCCCAGGACCGTGCCGCGCTGGACGCCCGCTGGAAAGAGCTGCAGCGCGAGGCCCACCCCGACAAGTTTGCCGCCCAGGGCGACGCCGCACAGCGTGTGGCCATGCAGTGGTCCGTGCGCATCAACGAGGCCTACCAGCGCCTCAAAGACCCGCTCAAACGCGCCGCCTACCTGTGCGAACTGGCCGGTGCCCCCATCAACGCCCACAGCAACACGGCTATGCCGGCCGCCTTTCTGATGCAGCAGATGCAGTGGCGCGAAGAGCTGGATGAAGCCCATGATGACAATACGCTGAATGCTTTGCGCGAAAATGTAGAGGCTGCGCAGCGAGCCCTGATTCAAGAATGTGCGCAGCGTTTGGACGTACAACACGATTACCCAGCTGCCGTGCAGTCGGTACGTGCGCTGATGTTCATCGAAAAGTTTGCGCACGATCTCGATCTGGCGTTTGACAAGTTGGAAACCTGA
- the iscA gene encoding iron-sulfur cluster assembly protein IscA, giving the protein MAVTLTEAAARHVTRYLTKRGKGVGVRLGVKTTGCSGLAYQLEYVDELAPEDLVFEGHGVKVLVDPKSLAYLDGTELDFVREGLNEGFRFNNPRERDKCGCGESFRV; this is encoded by the coding sequence ATGGCAGTTACTCTGACAGAGGCCGCTGCACGGCACGTCACCCGCTACCTGACCAAGCGCGGAAAGGGCGTGGGCGTGCGCCTGGGCGTCAAAACCACGGGCTGCTCCGGCCTGGCCTACCAGCTGGAGTACGTGGATGAACTGGCACCCGAGGACCTGGTGTTTGAAGGCCACGGCGTCAAGGTGCTGGTGGACCCGAAGAGCCTGGCCTATCTCGACGGTACCGAGCTGGATTTTGTGCGTGAGGGTTTGAACGAAGGCTTTCGCTTCAACAACCCGCGGGAACGCGACAAGTGCGGCTGCGGTGAGTCCTTCCGCGTGTGA
- the iscU gene encoding Fe-S cluster assembly scaffold IscU, translating to MAYSEKVVDHYENPRNVGSFEKGDDSVGTGMVGAPACGDVMKLQIKVNPQTGVIEDARFKTYGCGSAIASSSLVTEWVKGKTLDEAAALKNSQIAEELALPPVKIHCSILAEDAIKAAVDDYKKKHLN from the coding sequence ATGGCATATTCAGAAAAAGTTGTTGACCACTATGAAAACCCCCGCAATGTCGGCAGCTTTGAAAAAGGCGACGACAGCGTAGGCACGGGTATGGTGGGCGCGCCCGCCTGTGGCGACGTGATGAAGCTGCAGATCAAGGTCAACCCACAAACCGGCGTGATCGAAGACGCACGCTTCAAGACCTATGGCTGCGGCTCGGCCATTGCGTCCAGCTCTCTGGTGACCGAGTGGGTCAAGGGCAAGACGCTGGACGAAGCGGCTGCGCTGAAGAACAGCCAGATCGCCGAAGAACTGGCACTGCCGCCAGTCAAGATCCACTGCTCCATCCTGGCCGAAGACGCCATTAAGGCGGCCGTGGATGACTATAAGAAAAAACACCTGAACTGA
- a CDS encoding IscS subfamily cysteine desulfurase yields MDSTPHFPIYMDYSATTPCDERVVDAMVPWLRNHFGNPASRSHAWGWEAEAAVENARGQVAALIGADPREIVWTSGATESINLALKGAAHFYKSKGKHIITVKTEHKAVLDTCRELERQGFEVTYLDVQADGLIDMDVFKAAIRPDTILVSVMFVNNEIGVIQDIAGIGAVCREKGIVFHVDAAQATGRVEFDLSQLPVDLMSLTSHKTYGPKGVGALFVRRKPRIRLEAQMHGGGHERGMRSGTLPTHQIVGMGEAYRIAKEEMASDNIRIRALHERMLAGLKDVEQVFINGHETKRVPHNLNMSFNYVEGESLIMGIKGLAVSSGSACTSASLEPSYVLRALGRSDELAHSSLRMTIGRWTTEAEIDYAVDTIKKNVAKLRDLSPLWDMFKEGIDISTIQWAAH; encoded by the coding sequence ATGGATTCCACACCCCATTTCCCCATCTACATGGACTACAGCGCCACCACGCCGTGCGACGAGCGCGTGGTCGATGCCATGGTGCCCTGGTTGCGCAACCATTTCGGCAATCCCGCGTCGCGCAGCCACGCCTGGGGCTGGGAGGCTGAAGCGGCGGTCGAAAACGCCCGCGGTCAGGTTGCCGCCCTGATTGGCGCTGACCCGCGCGAGATTGTCTGGACATCCGGCGCGACCGAATCCATCAACCTGGCCTTGAAGGGTGCCGCGCACTTCTACAAGTCCAAGGGCAAACACATCATCACCGTCAAGACCGAGCACAAGGCCGTGCTGGACACCTGCCGTGAGCTGGAGCGCCAGGGCTTTGAGGTGACCTATCTGGATGTGCAGGCCGATGGCCTGATCGATATGGACGTGTTCAAGGCTGCCATTCGTCCGGACACGATCCTGGTCAGTGTCATGTTTGTGAACAATGAGATTGGTGTCATCCAAGACATCGCTGGTATTGGCGCGGTCTGCCGTGAAAAAGGCATCGTTTTCCACGTGGATGCAGCGCAAGCCACTGGCCGGGTCGAATTTGATTTGTCCCAGCTCCCCGTCGATCTGATGAGTCTGACCTCGCACAAGACCTACGGCCCCAAGGGCGTGGGTGCATTGTTTGTGCGCCGCAAGCCCCGCATCCGCCTGGAAGCGCAAATGCACGGTGGCGGCCACGAGCGCGGCATGCGCAGCGGCACCCTGCCCACACACCAGATTGTGGGCATGGGAGAGGCCTACCGGATTGCAAAAGAAGAGATGGCTTCCGACAACATCCGCATCCGCGCCCTGCATGAACGCATGCTGGCCGGCCTGAAGGATGTGGAGCAGGTCTTCATCAACGGCCACGAAACGAAGCGCGTGCCGCACAACCTGAACATGAGCTTCAACTACGTCGAAGGCGAGTCGCTGATCATGGGTATCAAGGGCTTGGCTGTCAGCAGCGGCTCCGCCTGTACATCGGCCTCACTGGAACCCAGCTACGTGCTGCGCGCACTGGGCCGTAGTGACGAACTGGCCCACAGCAGCCTGCGCATGACGATTGGCCGCTGGACCACCGAGGCCGAGATCGACTACGCCGTGGACACCATCAAGAAAAATGTAGCCAAGCTGCGTGACTTGAGCCCCCTGTGGGACATGTTCAAAGAAGGCATTGATATTTCCACGATCCAGTGGGCTGCGCATTAA
- a CDS encoding Fe-S cluster assembly transcription factor, with amino-acid sequence MRLTTKGRFAVTAMIDLGLRQSSGPVTLAAISQRQQISLSYLEQLFGKLRRHELVESTRGPGGGYTLARKASDITVADIIVSVDEPIDATHCGGKENCLGEGERCMTHDLWAALNVRMVEFLDSVTLQKLVDDQLSKGLLVEDKPSVKRAISAMPITKPIRINAPNSVFALGNAFSKN; translated from the coding sequence ATGCGTCTCACTACCAAAGGCCGGTTTGCGGTCACCGCCATGATTGATCTGGGCTTGCGACAAAGCAGCGGGCCCGTGACCTTGGCCGCTATCAGCCAGCGCCAGCAGATTTCGCTGTCGTACCTGGAGCAGTTGTTTGGCAAGCTGCGCCGCCATGAACTGGTGGAATCCACCCGTGGCCCCGGCGGCGGTTACACCCTTGCGCGCAAAGCGTCGGACATCACCGTGGCAGACATTATCGTCTCGGTGGATGAGCCCATCGACGCCACCCACTGCGGCGGCAAGGAAAACTGCCTGGGTGAGGGTGAGCGCTGCATGACCCATGACCTGTGGGCCGCATTGAATGTGCGCATGGTGGAGTTTTTGGACTCGGTCACCTTGCAAAAACTGGTGGATGACCAACTGTCCAAAGGTCTGCTGGTGGAAGACAAGCCCAGTGTCAAGCGTGCCATCTCGGCCATGCCCATCACCAAGCCCATACGCATCAACGCGCCCAATTCCGTGTTTGCCTTGGGCAATGCATTCTCCAAAAACTGA